From the Candidatus Methylacidiphilales bacterium genome, the window CATGGCGGTGCAACATGGTGAATCCCACCCCAAATTCACCCCAAGGTTCATCAATTTCCGAAGATGACGACGGCGTCAGCAGTTTTACGGTTAGCTGGAAGAAAGAGATTGTCTACATTCTTCGCGCGGTGATGGAAAAGACCGAGTTGGTAAGCGCTTATTTTAATCGCGGCGAAAGTTTCATACTGACATCCATCATCGCCGTAGACCCTGACGAAGAGCTTGTTTTTCTGGATTTGGGCGCGAATGAGGTGTTCAATAAAAAAATTCTCGATAGCGAACGAATTGTTTTTGTTACGGCCCATGACAAGGTCAAGGTTCAGTTTGTCGGCCGCTGGATAGAAAAGGTCCAGCTCGGAGGCCGGGATGTGTTCAGGATCGAGCTTCCCAAGTCATTGATCAAGCTGCAGCGGCGGGATTATTACCGGGTGACAACGCCCATCGTCAACCCGCTGAAATGCATCGTTTTAATGGACGGCCAGCAC encodes:
- a CDS encoding flagellar brake protein is translated as MVNPTPNSPQGSSISEDDDGVSSFTVSWKKEIVYILRAVMEKTELVSAYFNRGESFILTSIIAVDPDEELVFLDLGANEVFNKKILDSERIVFVTAHDKVKVQFVGRWIEKVQLGGRDVFRIELPKSLIKLQRRDYYRVTTPIVNPLKCIVLMDGQHKAEMVVADISIGGVGVVLPSADAAVEPGMTFNECSLVLPEIGNIVATLEIRNVFEVTLRNGLKTKRAGCQFVNLSANMQSMIQRYIIRVERERRAMDLDRQ